The Pedobacter mucosus genome window below encodes:
- a CDS encoding COX15/CtaA family protein, with the protein MISRSEQRFIRINFITIIVTLLVILAGGIVRSTGSGMGCPDWPKCFDRYIPPTDVSQLPADYKEKYVAGRIKKNEKFAKYLESMGKADLANQIRHDKSIRIPEEFNPTKTWVEYLNRLVGVLAGIFLLLTAVYSLAYKKTAKRIIVLSVLNILVVGYQGWLGSIVVSTNLAQWVVTVHMLLALVILAISIYTYNYAKQLHRAPSVIMYRILWLKGFLFFTVLISIAQIILGTEVREAVDVVAKALLYSDKDTWISKIGAVFSYHRDLAILVVLSNGVVYKMVIDRFSGKAAPLLTARLILITLFIQLLSGLALAYIAFPPAAQALHILFSTLLFSLQFYLYLLVYKTSTYKQ; encoded by the coding sequence ATGATCAGTAGATCAGAACAACGTTTTATTAGGATAAACTTTATAACTATAATAGTTACGCTATTGGTTATTCTTGCAGGAGGCATTGTACGTAGTACAGGCTCTGGAATGGGTTGTCCGGATTGGCCAAAATGTTTTGATCGGTATATTCCACCAACTGATGTATCTCAACTTCCAGCAGATTACAAAGAAAAGTATGTAGCAGGTAGGATTAAGAAAAATGAAAAGTTTGCTAAATACCTTGAAAGTATGGGCAAAGCTGATTTAGCAAATCAGATAAGGCATGATAAAAGTATAAGGATTCCTGAGGAATTTAACCCGACTAAGACGTGGGTTGAATATTTGAATCGCTTAGTGGGGGTTTTAGCTGGAATATTCCTGCTTTTAACAGCTGTATATTCTTTGGCATATAAAAAAACTGCCAAAAGGATTATTGTATTAAGTGTATTAAATATTTTGGTTGTTGGGTATCAAGGCTGGTTGGGATCCATTGTTGTTTCCACAAATTTAGCGCAATGGGTAGTAACGGTACATATGTTATTGGCTTTGGTTATACTAGCGATATCCATTTATACTTATAATTACGCTAAACAATTACATAGAGCGCCATCGGTAATTATGTACCGAATATTATGGTTAAAAGGTTTTTTGTTTTTTACGGTTTTAATAAGTATAGCTCAAATAATATTGGGAACAGAGGTTAGAGAGGCCGTTGATGTTGTTGCTAAAGCATTACTATATTCGGATAAGGATACATGGATTAGCAAAATTGGGGCTGTTTTTTCTTACCATAGAGATTTAGCAATTTTAGTTGTGCTATCGAATGGAGTGGTTTATAAAATGGTAATTGATCGATTTAGCGGCAAGGCAGCTCCGTTATTGACAGCAAGATTAATTTTAATAACACTATTTATACAATTATTAAGCGGTTTAGCTTTAGCATACATTGCTTTTCCACCGGCAGCGCAAGCCTTACACATTTTGTTTTCTACGCTGTTATTCAGTTTACAGTTTTATTTGTATTTGTTGGTATATAAAACAAGCACTTATAAACAATAA
- a CDS encoding cytochrome c oxidase subunit I: MSTIALHDEHTHDHADHGHHKETLISKYVFSMDHKMIAKQFLITGIIMAVIAMGLSILFRIQLAWPDKNFPFLETFLGKWAEGGRIKPDFYLALVTIHGTIMVFFVLTAGLSGTFSNLLIPLQIGARDMASPFLNMLSYWFFFMACVVMMSSFFIQTGPASGGWTVYPPLSVVATAMPGSGLGMTLWLVSMVLFVASSLMGGINYVSTILNMRTKGMDLWKMPLTIWAFFLTAILGILSFPVLVAGVVLMVFDRSFGTSFYLSDIVMGTNILPNEGGSPILWQHLFWFLGHPEVYIVIMPALGISSEVISVNSRKPIFGYHAMVYSLIGITVLSFIVWGHHMFVTGMNPLLGGVFMITTLIIAVPSAVKTFNYLATLWRGNIRFTPAMLFAIGLVSFFISGGLTGIFLGNASLDINLHDTYFVVAHFHLVMGSAAIFGMLAGVYHWFPRMFGKMMNAKLGYLHFWLTFIAAYLVFFPLHFLGLDGVPRRYYAFTEFEFMKKWLTVNVFVTWAAILAALAQVAFLFNFFYSIFKGKVAPQNPWESNTLEWTAPVEHIHGNWPGEIPTVYRWPYDYSKPGHEEDFIPQTVPFSQTMSSNLPHDFEGNAEAEKIQQDWDLANPVEENKG; this comes from the coding sequence ATGTCAACAATAGCATTACACGACGAACACACTCACGATCACGCTGATCACGGACATCATAAAGAGACTTTAATTTCTAAGTATGTCTTCAGTATGGATCATAAAATGATTGCTAAGCAATTCCTGATTACAGGTATTATTATGGCAGTTATTGCAATGGGCTTATCTATCCTATTCCGTATTCAATTGGCATGGCCAGATAAAAACTTTCCATTTTTAGAAACTTTCTTAGGCAAATGGGCAGAAGGTGGCCGTATAAAACCAGATTTTTATTTAGCGCTGGTTACTATTCACGGTACTATAATGGTATTTTTTGTATTAACCGCAGGTCTGAGTGGAACATTTAGTAATTTACTTATACCGCTACAAATTGGAGCAAGAGATATGGCATCGCCATTTTTAAACATGCTTTCATACTGGTTTTTCTTTATGGCTTGTGTGGTTATGATGTCTTCATTCTTTATACAAACAGGTCCTGCGTCTGGTGGTTGGACGGTTTATCCGCCATTATCTGTTGTTGCTACTGCTATGCCAGGTTCCGGCTTAGGTATGACATTGTGGTTGGTTAGTATGGTCTTGTTCGTTGCTTCATCACTTATGGGTGGTATCAATTATGTAAGTACAATTTTAAACATGCGTACTAAAGGTATGGATCTTTGGAAAATGCCATTAACCATTTGGGCTTTCTTCTTAACTGCGATATTGGGTATTTTATCTTTCCCGGTTCTTGTAGCTGGTGTTGTATTAATGGTATTTGATAGAAGTTTTGGTACTAGTTTTTACCTTTCAGATATTGTTATGGGTACTAACATTTTACCAAACGAAGGTGGTTCACCAATTTTATGGCAACACTTATTCTGGTTCTTAGGTCACCCAGAAGTATATATCGTAATTATGCCTGCTTTGGGTATCTCTTCAGAAGTAATTTCTGTTAATTCCCGTAAGCCAATCTTTGGTTATCATGCGATGGTTTATTCGTTAATTGGTATTACAGTTTTATCATTTATCGTTTGGGGTCACCATATGTTCGTTACTGGTATGAATCCTTTACTTGGTGGTGTATTTATGATTACAACGTTAATCATTGCGGTTCCATCAGCAGTAAAAACCTTTAATTATCTAGCTACTTTATGGCGTGGTAATATTCGTTTTACTCCGGCAATGTTGTTTGCAATCGGTTTAGTTTCATTCTTTATTTCAGGAGGTTTAACCGGTATATTTTTAGGTAACGCATCTTTAGATATTAACTTACACGATACTTACTTTGTAGTTGCCCACTTTCACTTGGTAATGGGTTCTGCGGCTATTTTCGGTATGCTTGCTGGTGTTTATCACTGGTTTCCTAGAATGTTTGGTAAAATGATGAATGCGAAACTCGGATATTTACACTTCTGGTTAACATTTATTGCAGCGTACTTGGTATTCTTCCCACTTCACTTTTTAGGTTTAGATGGTGTGCCTCGTCGTTACTACGCTTTTACTGAGTTTGAATTTATGAAGAAGTGGTTAACGGTTAATGTATTTGTAACCTGGGCTGCTATATTAGCTGCTTTAGCACAAGTTGCATTCTTATTTAACTTCTTCTATTCTATTTTTAAAGGTAAAGTTGCACCACAAAATCCGTGGGAATCAAATACTTTAGAATGGACAGCCCCAGTGGAGCATATCCATGGAAACTGGCCAGGAGAAATTCCAACTGTTTACAGGTGGCCATATGATTATAGCAAACCTGGTCATGAAGAAGATTTTATTCCTCAAACGGTGCCTTTCTCTCAAACCATGAGCTCTAATTTACCTCATGATTTTGAAGGAAACGCAGAAGCAGAAAAAATACAACAGGATTGGGATTTAGCTAATCCAGTGGAAGAGAACAAGGGCTAG